Proteins from one Chthoniobacterales bacterium genomic window:
- the hemL gene encoding glutamate-1-semialdehyde-2,1-aminomutase, translating into MPGRPQSQKLFAAARARIPGGVNSPVRAFRSVGGEPFFVDHAQGARIRDVDGNEYIDYVGTWGPAILGHAPEVVIDAVREAAKHGLSHGIPNPREVEMAELICAWVPSVEKVRMVNSGTEATMSCVRLARGFTGRGKIVKFDGCYHGHVDSLLVRAGSGALTHGQPDSAGVPAELAALTITLPFNDTAALGELFARDGEGIAAVIVEPVPANAGLIPPEDGYLANLRRLCTEHGALLIFDEVMTGFRVAKGGVQELTGIVPDLTAMGKVIGGGLPVGAFGGRADVMDRLSPDGPVYQAGTLSGNPLAMAAGLAQLRELERTGAWSKLESLGAQFESAVRETLASTGRNFAFHRLGSMFCLFFTDGPVRNLDDAKKSDTEAFARFFHHCLDRGVYFAPSQFETGFISTAHSAEDLARTAEVATAALRATA; encoded by the coding sequence ATGCCCGGACGTCCGCAATCACAGAAACTTTTCGCCGCGGCGCGCGCGCGCATTCCCGGCGGAGTAAACTCACCCGTGCGCGCGTTCCGGTCGGTCGGCGGCGAGCCGTTTTTCGTCGATCATGCGCAGGGTGCGCGTATCCGCGATGTGGACGGCAACGAATACATCGATTACGTCGGCACGTGGGGACCGGCGATCCTCGGTCACGCACCGGAGGTCGTGATCGACGCAGTGCGCGAGGCGGCGAAGCATGGTCTGAGCCACGGCATCCCCAACCCGAGGGAAGTCGAAATGGCCGAGCTGATCTGCGCGTGGGTTCCCTCGGTGGAGAAAGTGCGGATGGTCAACAGCGGCACCGAAGCCACGATGTCCTGCGTGCGGCTGGCGCGCGGGTTCACCGGGCGCGGCAAAATCGTCAAGTTCGATGGATGCTACCATGGACACGTGGATTCGTTGCTGGTCCGCGCGGGTAGCGGCGCCCTTACCCACGGGCAACCGGACAGCGCCGGTGTGCCGGCCGAGCTGGCGGCACTGACGATCACCTTGCCTTTCAACGATACCGCGGCGCTCGGGGAGCTGTTTGCGCGCGACGGGGAAGGCATCGCCGCGGTGATCGTCGAACCGGTGCCGGCGAACGCCGGGCTCATACCTCCCGAAGACGGCTATCTCGCAAACTTGCGGAGACTCTGCACCGAGCACGGCGCGCTTCTCATTTTCGACGAGGTGATGACGGGGTTCCGCGTGGCCAAGGGCGGTGTGCAGGAGTTGACGGGCATCGTGCCGGATCTGACCGCAATGGGGAAAGTCATCGGAGGCGGGCTGCCGGTCGGAGCTTTCGGCGGTCGCGCGGACGTCATGGACAGGCTTTCACCCGACGGGCCGGTTTACCAGGCCGGGACGCTTTCGGGAAACCCGCTTGCCATGGCGGCGGGCTTGGCGCAATTGCGCGAGCTGGAACGAACCGGCGCATGGAGCAAACTCGAAAGTCTCGGCGCGCAATTCGAATCCGCGGTGCGCGAGACCTTGGCCTCGACCGGCCGCAATTTCGCCTTTCACCGCCTCGGCAGCATGTTCTGCCTGTTTTTCACGGATGGTCCCGTGCGCAATCTCGATGACGCCAAAAAGTCGGACACCGAGGCATTCGCGCGCTTTTTCCACCATTGCCTCGACCGCGGCGTCTATTTTGCACCTTCGCAATTTGAAACGGGTTTCATAAGCACGGCCCACAGCGCGGAAGATCTTGCACGCACCGCGGAGGTCGCGACTGCGGCGTTGCGGGCGACTGCCTGA
- a CDS encoding carbohydrate kinase family protein produces MSNSSLAAAAADFLSERAKALPHSPSLVGLDGFADTILHVVATRESTESYKRMSSMAEFGKRIGAAAGLSANFEMVPQMVKLGGNGPIMANALGAYGTPVTYVGVLGAPNIHPVFADFAERAKVISLAEPGYTDAIEFDDGKLMFGKHSSLREVNWENLLAHIPADKLVGLFRESALVALVNWTMLTGMTRIFEELLEKVMPQVGGEPWMFFDLADPAKRTREDIKKAIGLIAQFQTHAKVILGLNLQEARQIGEVLGFPPCEETHDAGAAHAALIRAKLGVETVVIHPVAFAAAADAQGTSAVQGPFIEKPKITTGAGDHFNAGFCIGRMLGAPLDVSLQIGVGTSGFYVRTAKSPSVADMTEFLRTL; encoded by the coding sequence ATGAGCAACTCATCGCTGGCAGCAGCAGCGGCGGATTTTTTATCCGAACGCGCCAAAGCTCTCCCGCATTCTCCGAGCCTGGTCGGTCTTGACGGCTTCGCGGACACGATCCTGCATGTAGTCGCCACGCGCGAGAGCACGGAGAGCTACAAACGGATGTCGAGCATGGCTGAGTTCGGCAAGAGGATCGGAGCGGCTGCCGGGCTGAGTGCGAACTTCGAAATGGTGCCGCAGATGGTGAAGCTCGGAGGCAACGGCCCGATCATGGCCAATGCGCTCGGCGCCTACGGCACGCCGGTGACCTACGTCGGCGTTCTTGGCGCTCCGAACATCCATCCGGTCTTCGCGGATTTCGCGGAACGCGCGAAGGTGATTTCGCTGGCCGAACCCGGCTACACCGATGCGATCGAGTTCGACGACGGCAAGCTGATGTTCGGAAAGCATTCGAGCCTGCGCGAAGTAAACTGGGAAAACCTGCTGGCACACATCCCCGCGGACAAGCTTGTCGGTCTTTTCCGCGAGTCGGCTCTCGTTGCGCTGGTCAACTGGACGATGCTCACGGGGATGACACGGATTTTCGAAGAACTGCTGGAAAAGGTCATGCCGCAAGTCGGTGGTGAGCCGTGGATGTTTTTCGATCTTGCGGATCCGGCCAAACGGACGCGCGAGGATATCAAGAAAGCGATCGGCCTCATCGCGCAATTCCAGACACATGCCAAGGTCATCCTCGGCCTCAATCTCCAGGAGGCGCGGCAGATCGGGGAAGTCCTCGGTTTTCCCCCGTGCGAGGAAACGCACGATGCGGGGGCAGCACACGCAGCCTTGATACGCGCAAAACTCGGTGTCGAGACGGTGGTCATTCACCCCGTGGCTTTCGCCGCTGCAGCGGACGCACAGGGCACATCGGCGGTGCAGGGACCGTTCATCGAAAAGCCGAAGATCACGACGGGTGCGGGCGACCACTTCAACGCCGGCTTCTGCATCGGGCGCATGCTCGGGGCACCCCTCGACGTCAGCCTGCAAATCGGCGTGGGAACTTCGGGATTTTATGTTCGCACCGCGAAAAGTCCGTCGGTCGCGGACATGACGGAATTTCTCCGCACGCTCTGA
- a CDS encoding LacI family transcriptional regulator — protein MKSPVPRRPTQRDIARALDLSQAAVSQALNGRGKLSASVRRRVADYAEKHGYRIDPALAALAAYRTGKREPGYLGTVAWLTNFSRAEGWKIGTFVEYHRGAAAFLREHGYELETFWMGEAGMTPRRMEDILKARGIECILVCPQEQPGTVTDWDFSEFSVVTFGFTLERPRFHMVTAQGFISMRVLFESLHRRGRRAIGFAYGEQIERRAQGAWLGGFLVAQLLQNGGRKIPPLRCDNLPERFERWLNRHRPDAVITTDSSVPDQLKAAGFRIPRDISLCFTVADPSRHIGGMVFDNLRIGEIAARKLISLHHARECGVPSVPEMTAIEGTFHPGKTVG, from the coding sequence ATGAAGTCGCCAGTTCCCCGGAGGCCGACGCAGCGTGATATCGCGCGCGCATTGGATTTGTCGCAGGCGGCGGTGTCGCAGGCCCTCAATGGACGGGGGAAGTTGTCAGCGTCGGTGCGCCGCCGGGTGGCCGACTATGCGGAGAAACATGGCTACCGAATCGATCCGGCACTGGCCGCACTGGCGGCGTATCGGACCGGCAAACGCGAACCCGGCTACCTCGGGACGGTCGCGTGGCTGACGAATTTCTCGCGGGCGGAGGGGTGGAAGATCGGGACCTTCGTCGAATACCACCGCGGGGCGGCAGCTTTCTTGCGCGAACACGGATACGAGCTGGAGACGTTCTGGATGGGCGAAGCGGGAATGACGCCCCGCCGCATGGAAGACATCCTCAAGGCCCGGGGGATCGAGTGCATTCTCGTGTGCCCGCAGGAACAGCCCGGCACGGTGACCGATTGGGATTTCTCCGAATTTTCCGTGGTGACGTTCGGGTTCACGCTCGAACGTCCGCGATTTCACATGGTGACGGCCCAAGGTTTCATTTCGATGCGCGTTCTTTTCGAATCACTGCACCGCCGCGGACGCCGGGCGATCGGGTTTGCCTACGGCGAGCAGATCGAACGCCGGGCGCAGGGCGCATGGCTCGGGGGATTCCTCGTTGCCCAGCTGCTGCAGAACGGGGGGCGCAAAATTCCTCCCTTGCGCTGCGACAATCTTCCGGAACGCTTCGAACGATGGCTGAATCGGCACAGGCCGGACGCGGTGATCACGACAGACTCATCAGTGCCCGACCAGCTCAAAGCCGCCGGCTTTCGCATCCCCAGAGATATCAGCCTGTGCTTCACCGTGGCGGATCCGTCACGGCACATCGGCGGCATGGTTTTCGACAACCTGCGCATTGGCGAGATTGCCGCGCGCAAACTTATCAGCCTTCACCATGCCCGCGAATGCGGCGTCCCCTCCGTCCCGGAAATGACCGCTATCGAGGGGACGTTTCATCCCGGAAAGACGGTCGGATAA
- a CDS encoding type II secretion system protein — translation MARGIPRCPAAAERGAQNSSLALRQSSGTLRTMAESAQAGRGDHDRLISARPAQSRRLSHPQRYQPVLHRGGSVTAHRRHGFRQPAHWRDCRAQTYQPSPCPRMRRPLRPGNDRYRGDVSSRKDGRIIRITFAEVRWSRQQRNFRRRIARLSTMILRQFPDRTCHARRGGFTLIELLAVVAILGVLASLAMVALSGVRKSAARAEGVAKLRDIGLAMNSYALDNGGNLPGPLKQGQSPWRASSGHLINYIQAYIAPAEAAGSGFKGMQESFVTEPWVRWFRSSGLPSAVAYYANVAIQDPDSPGTYYFPVGNVGAKSKNNRPVGNPNLWKARLPASITPILWDWTDTPNASPPFGEIYNGINVLFLDWHVENQTDVGGDPGTVRKPKGW, via the coding sequence ATGGCTCGGGGGATTCCTCGTTGCCCAGCTGCTGCAGAACGGGGGGCGCAAAATTCCTCCCTTGCGCTGCGACAATCTTCCGGAACGCTTCGAACGATGGCTGAATCGGCACAGGCCGGACGCGGTGATCACGACAGACTCATCAGTGCCCGACCAGCTCAAAGCCGCCGGCTTTCGCATCCCCAGAGATATCAGCCTGTGCTTCACCGTGGCGGATCCGTCACGGCACATCGGCGGCATGGTTTTCGACAACCTGCGCATTGGCGAGATTGCCGCGCGCAAACTTATCAGCCTTCACCATGCCCGCGAATGCGGCGTCCCCTCCGTCCCGGAAATGACCGCTATCGAGGGGACGTTTCATCCCGGAAAGACGGTCGGATAATCAGAATAACTTTTGCGGAAGTTCGCTGGTCGCGGCAGCAAAGGAATTTTAGACGGCGAATCGCGCGCCTTTCCACGATGATACTGCGTCAATTCCCCGACCGCACCTGTCATGCCAGGCGGGGTGGCTTTACCTTGATCGAACTTCTTGCCGTGGTGGCAATCCTTGGCGTGCTGGCTTCGCTGGCAATGGTAGCACTTTCAGGGGTTCGGAAATCGGCGGCCCGCGCCGAAGGTGTGGCGAAGCTTCGGGACATCGGGCTGGCAATGAACTCCTATGCCTTGGATAATGGCGGAAATCTCCCTGGCCCGCTGAAGCAGGGCCAATCCCCGTGGCGCGCTTCAAGCGGACATTTGATCAACTATATCCAAGCTTATATTGCCCCGGCAGAAGCTGCAGGTTCGGGCTTCAAAGGCATGCAGGAAAGCTTCGTCACCGAGCCGTGGGTTCGGTGGTTCCGGTCGAGCGGTCTGCCGTCGGCTGTTGCTTACTACGCGAATGTCGCTATCCAGGATCCCGATTCACCCGGCACCTATTACTTTCCCGTGGGCAACGTCGGTGCCAAGAGCAAGAACAACCGTCCGGTCGGCAATCCGAACCTTTGGAAGGCAAGACTGCCCGCTTCCATAACCCCGATTCTCTGGGACTGGACCGATACGCCAAATGCGTCTCCGCCCTTTGGCGAAATCTACAATGGCATCAACGTCCTCTTCCTTGACTGGCACGTGGAAAACCAAACCGATGTTGGTGGGGATCCCGGCACCGTGAGGAAGCCTAAAGGCTGGTAA
- a CDS encoding DNRLRE domain-containing protein: MKTIKSIRPFLCASVCAPALSGTPLLAGSLEIEPVADAVVLQAEPDSNRGNDGAIWAYSGPNGDTGDAAKSYISFRLPAGSFDAARFVGLYTAKRDRGAEIWMLEDGANWDEASITWNNAPGNDTSSSYLLAGSALRIGDIGGKGPGNETELVFADANAESLFLDALNERAGKTITLVIVQKPYAQASTFTLASKENPAHTPPRLILETRD; this comes from the coding sequence ATGAAAACAATCAAAAGTATTCGGCCCTTTCTGTGTGCCTCCGTCTGCGCGCCGGCCCTTAGTGGCACGCCTCTCCTCGCCGGATCTCTTGAAATCGAACCCGTGGCGGACGCGGTGGTTCTTCAGGCGGAACCGGACTCCAACCGCGGCAACGATGGCGCCATTTGGGCCTATTCGGGACCGAACGGCGACACGGGCGATGCCGCCAAGTCATACATTTCCTTCCGATTGCCTGCCGGTTCTTTCGACGCCGCACGGTTTGTCGGTCTCTACACCGCCAAGCGAGATCGGGGTGCCGAGATCTGGATGCTGGAAGACGGCGCCAACTGGGACGAGGCCTCGATCACATGGAACAACGCGCCTGGCAACGATACTTCGTCGTCCTATTTGCTTGCTGGCTCTGCCCTGCGCATCGGCGACATCGGCGGCAAGGGTCCGGGAAATGAAACCGAACTCGTTTTTGCCGATGCAAATGCCGAATCGCTGTTCCTTGACGCCCTTAATGAGCGCGCCGGAAAAACAATCACTCTCGTTATCGTCCAGAAACCTTACGCCCAAGCCAGCACATTCACCCTCGCCAGCAAGGAAAACCCGGCCCACACGCCACCCCGCCTCATCCTCGAGACACGGGACTGA
- a CDS encoding PEP-CTERM sorting domain-containing protein encodes MAAPLASHGAALVKPTRQVINITNESLATERRLVDALGASKRQMRNSSASWANQHKQHPLPMNIKNAVLSVLVLAVTATQAFSQAIIVPITDDATIQQNAPTNNYGSATGFGVYNRTNVYYKSWLKLDASSLQTLTAGNTKLTLTAANTTTGYTVEFYLLAGIDSSTWSENTITWNNAPGNNTSGFGFTTQANASLIGSFTNFSFTANTAYNLVFTGAAETSLLDALNSGSRTATIALTRPTNSTGTSANNFFSTEATTASYVPQFSADVIPEPSTYAMLVLSALGLSGYALRRRLR; translated from the coding sequence ATGGCGGCGCCGTTGGCATCTCATGGGGCTGCATTAGTCAAACCCACCCGACAAGTAATCAATATCACGAATGAATCATTGGCGACCGAGAGGCGCTTGGTTGATGCACTAGGTGCATCAAAGAGGCAGATGCGCAATTCGTCCGCTTCTTGGGCAAATCAACATAAACAACACCCTCTACCCATGAACATTAAGAACGCCGTTTTATCCGTGCTCGTGTTGGCAGTCACTGCCACGCAGGCTTTTTCCCAAGCGATTATCGTTCCGATTACCGACGATGCAACAATCCAACAAAATGCCCCTACAAACAATTATGGGAGCGCGACGGGCTTTGGCGTCTACAATAGAACCAATGTTTACTATAAATCTTGGCTCAAACTTGACGCATCGTCCTTGCAGACCCTCACCGCGGGAAATACCAAGCTCACCCTCACGGCTGCGAACACCACCACCGGTTATACCGTCGAATTCTACCTATTGGCGGGGATCGACAGCAGCACGTGGAGCGAGAACACCATCACTTGGAACAATGCCCCGGGCAACAACACCAGCGGGTTCGGCTTTACCACACAGGCCAATGCCAGCTTGATTGGCAGTTTTACAAACTTCTCCTTCACCGCAAACACCGCCTACAACCTTGTCTTTACCGGCGCTGCCGAGACATCTCTTCTCGACGCGCTCAATAGCGGCAGCCGCACCGCAACGATTGCGCTCACGCGGCCAACCAACTCAACCGGAACCTCGGCGAACAATTTTTTCAGCACTGAGGCGACCACCGCCAGCTACGTCCCACAATTCTCGGCTGATGTGATCCCCGAACCCTCCACCTACGCAATGCTTGTTTTGAGCGCACTTGGCCTCAGCGGTTATGCGCTGCGCCGCCGGCTTCGCTGA
- a CDS encoding TetR/AcrR family transcriptional regulator — translation MAAMCSPILPPAPSTPTGPSRDAAARMADAEGSDRNSSMREASQGSGEFIRRHTSPFGYFGQAANRHGRSLGKVEAGAWGQGNGRAGEPRRTPLSASRNKNSSIGPPPKDKKTPMDRRNTTKRPSPRGGKKTRPQRVRDRLLGAALNLFADRGYDGVAVDEIVEAAGVNKRMVYHYFGSKEGIYSAVLEQAYEQLRANEEKFFAPRKTHGNPRKAMRDLVGLNFEFLRSHPEFVRLLLWENLQRGTHIGKTGPAVSKSPMLAHLQALLDAGVAEGSFRRGLDARQVLVSLIGLCLVYYSNRHTLARTVGVDVSDPTVMRRAIQWSAELILDGIGRRPAR, via the coding sequence ATGGCTGCCATGTGCAGCCCCATCTTACCTCCGGCTCCAAGCACACCAACCGGCCCCTCCAGGGATGCGGCTGCACGAATGGCGGACGCGGAAGGCTCGGACAGAAATTCGTCGATGCGCGAGGCTTCGCAAGGGAGCGGGGAATTCATAAGACGGCACACTTCACCGTTTGGTTACTTTGGTCAAGCGGCAAATCGTCACGGAAGATCGTTGGGGAAAGTTGAGGCGGGAGCTTGGGGACAAGGGAACGGCCGAGCGGGCGAACCGAGGCGGACACCCCTCTCAGCTTCCCGGAACAAAAATTCGTCGATCGGTCCCCCGCCCAAGGATAAAAAAACACCCATGGACCGTCGCAACACCACCAAACGTCCGTCCCCGCGTGGCGGCAAAAAAACACGCCCGCAACGCGTGAGGGACCGGTTGCTTGGCGCCGCTCTCAATCTCTTCGCCGACCGCGGCTATGACGGCGTTGCCGTCGACGAGATCGTGGAGGCCGCAGGGGTGAACAAACGGATGGTCTACCACTACTTCGGCAGCAAGGAAGGCATCTACAGCGCGGTGCTCGAGCAGGCCTATGAGCAACTACGAGCCAACGAAGAGAAGTTTTTCGCCCCACGCAAGACACACGGCAACCCGCGCAAAGCGATGCGCGATCTCGTCGGACTCAACTTCGAGTTCCTGCGCAGCCATCCGGAATTCGTCCGCCTCCTGCTTTGGGAAAATCTCCAGCGCGGCACCCACATAGGCAAGACCGGACCGGCCGTGAGCAAAAGCCCGATGCTCGCCCATTTGCAGGCCCTGCTCGATGCGGGCGTGGCCGAGGGGAGTTTCCGCCGCGGACTCGATGCGCGCCAGGTGCTGGTCAGCCTGATCGGCCTGTGCCTCGTGTATTATTCCAACCGCCACACCCTTGCCCGCACGGTCGGCGTTGACGTGTCGGACCCGACGGTGATGCGGAGAGCCATTCAGTGGAGCGCGGAGCTTATCCTCGACGGCATCGGCCGGCGACCCGCGCGATAA
- a CDS encoding NAD(P)-dependent oxidoreductase yields MNSPLPCEASRIDEFLSEPSASAIRAAASLEGPVGVLGAGGKMGLHMAAMLRRALDGAGRREVPVVAVSRFGSPEARDAFTRFGVETVSADLLDDAALSTLPDFRAVYFMAGIKFGTSEQPGALRRFNEEMPAKVAARFPASRIVAFSSGCVYPFVAIESGGSREEDPVSPQGDYAVSCAGRENAFVEASACRGTPVVLIRLNYAVEFRYGVLVDIAQRVMAGEPLDVTMGHVNVIWQRDAVDHILRSIVLTASPAAVLNVTGLPIVRVRDLAARFGKIFGREPLLTGAEESTAWLNNPGKAFSLFGEPQVGIDQAVEWTAAWLKSGGETIGKPTKFERRDGKY; encoded by the coding sequence ATGAATTCCCCGCTCCCTTGCGAAGCCTCGCGCATCGACGAATTTCTGTCCGAGCCTTCCGCGTCCGCCATTCGTGCAGCCGCATCCCTGGAGGGGCCGGTTGGTGTGCTTGGAGCCGGAGGTAAGATGGGGCTGCACATGGCAGCCATGCTGCGGCGTGCACTCGACGGGGCGGGGCGGCGCGAGGTTCCGGTGGTCGCGGTCTCGCGTTTCGGGTCGCCCGAAGCGCGCGACGCGTTCACCCGCTTCGGGGTGGAGACGGTTTCCGCCGATTTGCTGGATGACGCGGCCCTGTCCACCTTGCCGGATTTTCGCGCAGTTTATTTCATGGCCGGCATCAAGTTCGGCACCTCCGAACAACCGGGCGCCCTGCGCCGTTTCAACGAGGAAATGCCGGCCAAAGTGGCAGCGAGGTTTCCCGCGTCACGCATCGTCGCGTTTTCCAGCGGATGCGTGTATCCCTTTGTCGCCATCGAATCCGGCGGCAGCCGCGAGGAGGATCCCGTATCGCCGCAAGGCGACTATGCCGTGTCTTGTGCGGGGCGAGAGAACGCGTTTGTCGAGGCCTCGGCATGCCGCGGGACGCCCGTGGTGCTCATCCGCCTCAACTATGCCGTGGAGTTCCGATACGGCGTGTTGGTCGATATTGCCCAGAGGGTCATGGCCGGCGAGCCGTTGGATGTGACGATGGGACATGTCAATGTCATCTGGCAGCGGGATGCGGTGGACCACATCCTGCGGTCGATTGTTTTGACGGCCAGTCCCGCCGCGGTGCTCAACGTGACCGGTCTCCCCATTGTCAGGGTGCGGGACTTGGCGGCGCGGTTCGGAAAAATCTTCGGGCGTGAACCGCTGCTCACGGGGGCCGAGGAGTCCACCGCATGGCTCAACAACCCCGGCAAGGCCTTCTCGCTTTTCGGCGAGCCGCAAGTCGGCATCGACCAGGCTGTCGAATGGACCGCGGCTTGGCTGAAGTCCGGCGGCGAGACCATCGGCAAGCCGACCAAGTTCGAACGCCGCGACGGCAAATACTGA
- a CDS encoding dihydrodipicolinate synthase family protein translates to MLSMETKMIRKLLAEGQVIPAQPLALDTRRRLSEKHQRAISRYYLEAGAGGLAVGVHSTQFEIREPQHGLFEPVLALASEEIDRHVARTGRPVLKIAGLCGNTSQAVAEAGLAARLGYHAGLLSLAAMKEATLDELVDHCAEVARHFPVVGFYLQPAAGGLILPSAFWRRFAEIDNVVAIKMAPFNRYQTIDVVRAVIEAGRDDIALYTGNDDSIVTDLLTPWVFPHRGRLVHRHIAGGLLGHWGVWTRRAVDQLERIKAARDGKQISAEWLAEAVAVTDMNAALFDAANKFHGCIPGILEVLRRQGLAPSICCLNPKETLSPGQAEELDRVIAAYPHLVDDDFVAANLDRWLS, encoded by the coding sequence CTGCTTTCTATGGAAACGAAGATGATCCGCAAGCTCCTGGCTGAAGGTCAGGTCATTCCGGCCCAACCGCTGGCCCTCGACACCCGGCGGCGATTGAGCGAGAAGCACCAGCGCGCCATCAGCCGCTACTATTTGGAGGCTGGTGCCGGGGGGCTGGCTGTCGGTGTGCATTCGACCCAGTTCGAGATCCGCGAACCGCAACACGGCTTGTTCGAACCGGTGTTGGCTTTGGCCTCGGAGGAAATCGACCGCCACGTCGCGCGCACCGGCCGGCCGGTGTTGAAGATCGCCGGTTTGTGCGGGAACACATCGCAGGCTGTGGCCGAGGCCGGCTTGGCCGCGCGCCTGGGCTACCACGCGGGATTGCTCAGCCTTGCCGCGATGAAAGAGGCCACGCTCGATGAGTTGGTCGACCATTGCGCCGAGGTGGCTCGGCATTTCCCCGTGGTTGGTTTCTACCTCCAGCCAGCGGCGGGAGGCCTCATTCTTCCTTCGGCATTCTGGCGGCGTTTCGCCGAAATCGATAATGTGGTGGCCATCAAGATGGCACCGTTCAACCGATACCAGACGATCGACGTGGTGCGCGCGGTCATCGAGGCCGGCCGCGACGACATCGCGCTCTACACTGGCAACGACGACTCGATCGTCACCGATTTGCTTACCCCGTGGGTTTTCCCGCATCGCGGCCGCCTCGTGCATCGCCACATCGCCGGCGGCCTGCTCGGACACTGGGGGGTTTGGACCCGGCGGGCCGTCGATCAGTTGGAGCGCATCAAGGCGGCGCGCGACGGGAAGCAAATTTCCGCCGAATGGCTTGCCGAAGCGGTGGCCGTGACCGACATGAACGCGGCGCTGTTCGATGCCGCCAACAAATTCCACGGCTGCATACCCGGCATTCTCGAAGTGCTGCGGCGTCAAGGCTTGGCGCCGTCGATCTGCTGCCTCAACCCGAAGGAAACATTGTCGCCCGGGCAAGCCGAGGAACTCGACCGCGTGATCGCCGCATACCCTCACTTGGTCGATGACGATTTCGTTGCGGCCAATCTGGACCGCTGGCTATCCTGA
- the sdaAB gene encoding L-serine ammonia-lyase, iron-sulfur-dependent, subunit beta, protein MGLSVFEIIGPVMTGPSSSHTAGACRIGWAARQVLGEAPCRAEIGLHGSFAATGDGHGTKEALAAGLLGFAPDDERLPRALELAPSAGLQIVFREVDLGAEAHPNSADLSLEGSTRREKITGSSTGGGAVLVTAIDGHDLHLTGRLDTLLLWHNDTPGFLARITALLACVEINVATIRTSRTERGEGALTAVEIDGRFPQTLLALLDHVPSVQRHAVLPVLPGY, encoded by the coding sequence ATGGGCTTGTCCGTCTTCGAAATCATCGGACCTGTCATGACCGGACCTTCAAGTTCTCACACCGCAGGAGCCTGCCGCATCGGATGGGCTGCGCGCCAAGTCCTCGGCGAAGCACCGTGTCGCGCCGAGATCGGGCTGCATGGTTCATTTGCCGCCACCGGCGACGGGCATGGAACAAAGGAAGCCCTTGCAGCTGGGTTGCTCGGATTCGCCCCCGACGACGAGCGATTGCCTCGCGCTCTCGAATTGGCCCCGTCGGCCGGCCTGCAGATTGTTTTCCGCGAGGTGGACCTCGGGGCCGAGGCGCACCCCAACAGCGCGGACCTCTCGCTGGAGGGATCAACGCGGCGGGAAAAAATCACCGGCAGCTCCACCGGCGGCGGCGCGGTTTTGGTCACGGCCATCGACGGACACGATCTGCACTTGACTGGTCGCCTTGATACGCTCCTCCTCTGGCACAACGACACGCCCGGTTTCCTCGCACGCATCACCGCGCTGCTGGCTTGCGTGGAAATTAATGTCGCGACCATCCGCACCAGCCGCACCGAGCGCGGCGAGGGGGCGCTTACTGCAGTGGAGATCGACGGCCGCTTTCCGCAAACGCTCCTGGCCCTTCTCGATCATGTGCCCTCCGTTCAGCGTCATGCTGTCCTCCCGGTTCTGCCGGGTTATTGA